The Raphanus sativus cultivar WK10039 chromosome 2, ASM80110v3, whole genome shotgun sequence DNA segment CAAAAGACTTGTGCAACGATAAAAAGGCTTAAACAGTAATAAGACGCAAATGAAAATACGAAATCAACTAGAAGAGGCATTCCCTTCCTTGCTAGCATTGTCATCATTATTACGACGGTTTGTCGGAGGAGCAGCTGGAGACGGCGGAGGAATCTGATGGCGTGGCGGCTGAGAAGGGATGGATGATGGAGGATTAGCTGTGAGAGATATATCGGAGAGATCCTCGAGGGAGATGGGCAAAACGCTCTGAGAAAGTCTTCTCTGGTGACGATTTGGTTTCTCCGACATTGTTAGTACCAGATTCAGACAAGAAGGATTAGAAGCAGAGTAatatgtagagagagagagagagagagagagagagagagagagagagagagagagagagagagagagagagagagagagagagagagagagagagagagagagagagagagagagagagagagagagaagatagTTTGTTTATTGAGTGATGAGATCgggagagagagatagagagagttTATATAGAGAGGGTGAAAACAAATGGGTTAGGTAATCCGGATTGCGAGCATGTATTGGTACTTCTGGtatatttcattatttcataAGTAATAGTATAAAATACAACATGAAAATGATGGGattcaaattataatttctCTTTGATAAACACGTTTTTAGTATATAGAAAGATACAAATCCTCTCATCAACTTCTTAAAGCCAGTTCtgtaaatgtatttaaatcattcCATAGTAATACCATTGGGTGTATTTTTAGTAGTAATTATCACCGATGGTTTCATCTCTTCTATGCTCCGTGCATGGTCATTGGTCAGATGATCCAGATCCAAATTTATGAATTGTTAACATCTACAAcaagtcaaaaatatatttatatcagtTACCTAAAAGTCTATCATTAGTTAGGCAACTCTATAACTAAAAGCCTTTTCAACCCCACTCCATTTTTCAATCTAAAATAaagtttagagtaaaaaatgctCTAATGGTATtctatttctcactctataatagagtataAAATATAGAGcaagttattttctttttgttcatcactttattttctactttaaaatagagtaccattggagcaaacttcatctctattatagagtcactctattttagagtgaaaaatagagtgaacCCTTGAAGATGCTCTAAAACTGACCCTGCTAATTTATACTCCGTATAATTTTTGAAGGTAAAATATGTTGTGATGTATGGTGTCCATAAAAGACGATCAAGTCCACATGGTGAGGGAGATACtaatttaataaacataattaacGTTATCTGAATTGTTTTATTTCTGCAATCTCTTAATGACAAAAAGAGTTATTACTTCAAGTCTACAATCAATCGTTAAATTGTCTAATAATCATCAAAGTTCATTGCATTTAGTGGTAAGACAGAAGTTCATTGAATTTAGTGGTAAGAGGATGTATAGTAGGTCTGACAGATATTAAAACTCCCGATAAGCTTTTGTGCTAAATTAAGAAcccatatttattttatcattgtAATAACTTTCATTTCTCCTGTCTAGAGGACAAACATTTCTTCCCCCATGTGAGGAGATGTCAGTCTCATTGGAAGTAAATCTTGTTATAAGCCCCACAGAGCAATACATACACGTATGCAAACATGTATGTAATTTTGTGTGTCTGAATCTTTTAGTTGATAAGATTGATTTAAATGAAGCACAAAATAGTGATTTCACAAATACACATGGtgattaaaaattgaaatattgctttctataaatatttagtaagtatatattaaaacgtaagaaaatattttttaaagactaAAAAGAACAATTTAGGTATAGTAAGATCTCTAAGTAGTTACAGAAAACAtaacatacaaaataaaaattaaataaattgaaCACAAATGTGAGACCCACATACATAGAGGGTAAAGATACATTACATAATAGTTATGGACATTGATGTTCACAAATTCGTTGGATCTCTAGGAACTTCTATTGTTGTTTAGTGTTCTATAGAAAGCATCCAAGATACATAGAAGTTTACTTTTAGTGTCTATAGATCAATGTCTACAAAATGCACTACTTTTTCTCAACATTTATTTAATGCTATATAACTATTTGCTTGCAATAGTTTCATATATTGAATTATTTAGTCTTTTATATAAATCAAGTGCGAACCTTATAGACTTGTagtcttttctctcttttaaaagaaatcactattatttaatgtatataaagtgaataatttttaatatgaaaatgtTGGAAAATAAATTGTTACCTACCATTATGAAGTGAATgttgtaaaagaaaaataccACTAAATTCACGTTTCTTCCTGTGGTCTCTGTATTATCTGTTTGTATAATAGTTTGTTGTTTTTTAAATGACTCATAAATAGATCTAGGGCGAGGCGTTCAGAGGTTGATTTCGGTTCAGTTAATTCAGAATTTTAGATTTTCGgtgttatatttataaatttaattcgGATTTTACTAATTATCAGGTACATGTTCTAAATTCGGTTCAGATCGAATTgtaatcaatatttaaaatcgtcaaaaatataacttttaaacctcaaaaattgataaaaaaattcaatatatataaattatttacaaatctatttaaaatttggttaaactatctaaactaattaaaaagtattcaaaacaacaaataaaataaactataaaatattttgaatactctaaaatatctaaatcacactaaaatatataaaaatattaacatatttaattaatttcggaTAACTTTGGATCTTAgttcaaattttgatttgattcaggTTATAATCAAATcccaaaatactaaactaaTAAATTCTGTTCATATTTTTGTGTAACTATTTGGATCCggatttgtttttttggtttggtttgggtattGGTAAGTACTTTGGATTGGGATAAAAGCGTCCAGATCTAAATAGATTTTATGCTTAAACAGATCACATCAGTGACCTACGAATGGATTTTGCGTAGCATACCCGGCTTGCAATAATTATATGCAGAGTTTGAACTCGTAATTTTGACGCAGGAAAAAACTCGTCCTTGTTATTGGCCTACTATGTTCTAGACATAATAGTTtattgttaaatatattaactttATAATCCtaatttattatcattaaagttgtttataataaaaatgttttgatttgtaCGGTCGTTATAAAGAGTGACAACCAATTTGTACATCCCTTTTGTTTAAAGAAATCATAGAATGACATGATTGTGGCAAGTTTCATAATATTTTACGCGTCTAACATGTTCATTAATCATTTTCAGATGTGAGGAATAAAATGAACAAGAAAAATGAACATTTTTGCCAAATCAGCAATCCAAAGCCGTCGATTCATCTTTGATCCAAAGGCAAACATTCATCAACTGAAAaaaaccaaccaaccaacctcTCCTTCgaaaaaagtgaaaaaacaaTCTAACGCCAAAGCTTATCTCCACTGTTGCAGATTCTGGCAGATCAGATCACAAACACATAGTCTCGGAGTAAGCAGGCATGGATTCTGGAGCCAAAGTGAAGAAAGGAGCGGGTGCGGGTGGACGAAGAGGTGGCGGTCCGAAGAAGAAACCTGTTTCCCGCTCTGTTAAAGCCGGTTTACAGTTTCCTGTCGGTAGGATCGGTCGGTATCTAAAGAAAGGTCGCTACTCGAAGCGTGTTGGAACCGGAGCTCCGGTGTATCTCGCCGCAGTGCTAGAGTATCTTGCCGCTGAGGTATCAACTTCCTATCCATCTATCTCGTCGACATCGTCGAGGTTTCTTTAACTTTCACTATGGTTCTTTTGTTCGGTTATGTTATCTGGTAGTAATAGATCATCGTTGACCAAGTTAACTTAGGATGTCTTCAGTAGACTTTCTTTCATTTACAATCTTACAtagtgaaaaaaataaaaatcttacatAGTGAATACCTAAACCAATCATATAACACGGTTCTAAGAATCAATGTGTTACATTGCATGTATCTGAATAACTTGTATTGATTTACTTGTCTCATCAAACCAGGTTCTTGAGCTTGCTGGTAACGCTGCAAGAGATAACAAGAAGAATCGTATCATACCACGCCATGTTCTGTTAGCTGTGAGGAACGACGACGAGTTAGGAAAGCTGCTCAAAGGGGTAACAATTGCACACGGAGGAGTTTTACCTAACATAAACCCAGTTCTCCTCCCAAAGAAGTCTGAGAAAGCAGCTTCGACTACAAAGGGAACCAAGTCACCATCAAAGGCTACCAAATCCCCTAAGAAGGCATAGTTCTCATCAGCATCCCGTCTCCTTCTTTCTCTTACTCTCTGTATAACTTGTaatctctctccatctctctgtTGTTGTGTGAAGACAGAACACCTCTTGCCTTTTTTCATCAGTTGTAAACAATGTGTAACGTTAAAACAAGTCTGGTTAGTCGATGTAATTGATACAATGTTCAGTTTGTAATAAGAGATGGTGCGTTGTATATATACGATCCATCCTTATATCAGAAGAAACGAATTGCAAAAAGAATTGATATACACAATGTATTATTGAGATATATCAGATTTTGATAATCTATTCAAAGAGCAAATGATATCGATCTAAAATTTCAAGACCAATCTGATCTTAAGAGCCCGTTGATAATGTCCAtgattgtttttgtttgcaactTGGAAAACTTTAAGCAAATAAactataatcatttttataatcATTCCAGATTTGTTTCGAACGCTGTCACCCTTCTGAGAAGGATCtatcttatttagttttatgactTTTATCAATTATTGTATTTTAGGCTTTTTCTCAAAGAAGATGGAGAActcctcttttttttattgtatcaAAGTTAATTGAATGAAATTAAGTGGTGTTACAAAAAgagtaaataaacaataatcactTTTATTTACATGAAAATTTGATggatcatataaaattataagcAGACTATTTGCAGTACCACTTTAACGATTATTAATCAGATCTCACATATCCAATTTTAAGGCAtccataattttatttatttttgaacttttgtaCACATAATCTGAATTATTCTAAATACATATGTAAATTTTGTATTAGAAGAAGAGTTCACATGATGATATATTACACGGTTCTTGGTAGCAATGGAGGAGTTTCTCCTTTGCTAGGGTCCCAACGACGGAATAGGAATAAATTTTGGTAACATTCTAAAACTAAGGCGTTGTGATGGTGATTATGGCTTTACTCCGACTACAGCTGCCTTATGTGGAccttgtggtggtggtggatcaGCCAGTCCTCTAAACAGTTTTCTAGGTCCGAGTAAGTGGCTGGTCTCGTCCTGAAAGTTCTTTCCAGTAGCTTCAGTgacacaaataaaaaacaaaccaaacgaAATCACCACAAGAAGAAAAGTTGACTTCTCCATCAAtcacaatttttctttttctttgcagGTTACAATATCagttaatataattaattaattgagAGAGTTTGTATAAAGAGTCACTTATATAACGTACTAGTGTCGGGCcgtcctacgggcgggatgaaattttgaaaattatttaaattgtttgagaaaatatttaatataagttttttattatttacaaaatatatatattagttaaattttgtgCATGTTATTTTTAAGACTAAATAAACCATACGATCTTGataattaattatgattttttttgggtgGCACTACATCAtttcttgtaatttttttagttgGATGAATTTATACACACATTAACTGTATTTCATACATGAACCTAGAGTATTCTCCTACTCAAATTTAtggattattttatatatattacgaTTTAAATGCatgaatattactattttatatgattttcttgtttttatttgattttagaatcatttcattatattaaattattcatattatacagattgttttaattttctattttagaaaaaaaattcaatgcaGATAATGAAtgatttaaaaatgtaattacTGAATTGTTTATAATTTGAATGGAACTTGTTTTTAGTTGCACTGAAATGatagaaaatttggttttaaaatttgtacATTTTCATAGAGCAATCATATAATTACCATTGTATGTTTGATATTTCTGCTCATACAAATATATACACTGTATACGATGTAattggttataaatatatatgtttataatatgCATATTATGAGTATGTAAGGAACACTAATCAGTTATTGGACTTGATTCTTGTTTAGAAGCAATATTGTTGGATAGAAGAAGCATAAAGACTTGCTGGTACATTGAACTCAAATGTTTATCTGTTCTCTTAATTTATGTTTTGCACGTTCAGAGCTCATTCATATTCCACAGACGCAGAATTTAAAGATATACATTCTCGCATAAAATGCTAGAGAGTAACTGTCATTTGTCTTCCATATGGATGTGGAGCTATTGGTTTGATTTAGagaatttataaaatctatttaggttgctgacaaaaaaacatGTTAGCAGATATATATAAAGAGGGAGTTTTCTTTGaataccgagagagagagttaagaGAGTGGTTTAGCCTCTTGGAACTTTTAAAGCTagactaaattttaaatatacataatgTGATATGATAAGTATTGGGGATTTAATCAAAGAATGTCATGTGTCATCATCTTAACTTAATCcttgtttataaattaattatttcttaAGTTCATCTCTCGAACCACGGGGCTTATGAACCAGTGATGAAATTTACTTGCAGTGTTAAAGATGTTACAAAAACAAAGTGTATCCAGTTTTACCTCATTTGCTATGCCAGTAGACATTATCATGGTTTCTGAGAAAAGATAGCTGTTTTTATTTAATGCATATGGTCAACCAACAAATAAGGTCATATTTCTACGATTAGTCCTAATCGTCGTAATCCAATCTCCTTTCTAGATCATCTGTTTCAGTAGTCTGCAAGAAGAGTTGAAcataatgttcaaaaaaaaaagagttgcaCATCAAgtaatgaaaaattatatttcaacgTATGTTTGTAAGTTGTTTTACAATTTAGGATCTTTATATAAGATAAAGCCCATTAAAATGTTTCATAACAGTTGACTCAGGTCCAGCGAAACTCTTAGTTGAAGCTGAGTTgactaaacaaaataaacatcTATCAAATTATACACGTGATAAACACATCTTCTCCACTGAACCGGTGAATTGCGATCCCTGAGATCAATTGGATCtgttaaaccgaaccaaataataaaattcagaTCACCGACGACGATGAGGAAAAGGAAAAAGATGCCACGACTGAGAGAGAGTGAGCGGCGTCCCGGTGAGAACTCCGGcgctcctcctccttctcctagCCTCCGTATCCTCATGGGGCAAAACTTCTCTTCTCAGATCCGTCTCCACCCTCACATCTTCCTCTTCGTCACCGCTCCATGTACATTTCGCTCTATATCTCTCCCTCTGTTTCTCGCTTACCTTTGCATAGTTTCCGTATAAATGTACTTCAGATGAGTCCAAATATCTCGAAGCTTCTTGCTCAAATCATCCATTCCCACT contains these protein-coding regions:
- the LOC108840165 gene encoding uncharacterized protein LOC108840165, translating into MSEKPNRHQRRLSQSVLPISLEDLSDISLTANPPSSIPSQPPRHQIPPPSPAAPPTNRRNNDDNASKEGNASSS
- the LOC108825147 gene encoding probable histone H2A.4 is translated as MDSGAKVKKGAGAGGRRGGGPKKKPVSRSVKAGLQFPVGRIGRYLKKGRYSKRVGTGAPVYLAAVLEYLAAEVLELAGNAARDNKKNRIIPRHVLLAVRNDDELGKLLKGVTIAHGGVLPNINPVLLPKKSEKAASTTKGTKSPSKATKSPKKA